A part of Candidatus Nanoarchaeia archaeon genomic DNA contains:
- the rplM gene encoding 50S ribosomal protein L13, translated as MIIDATDGVLGRIAAFAAHQAKRGEKIEIVNCEKAVITGSREDVLSRYFRKMKMGVSRKGPFLKTRPEMLFKKTIRGMLPYKQDKGKAVLERITCYQGIPAELKGKPESVKEAHVSKTGSLKYITIQEVCSRLKER; from the coding sequence ATGATTATCGACGCAACAGATGGGGTTCTTGGAAGGATTGCTGCATTTGCAGCACATCAAGCAAAGAGGGGAGAAAAGATCGAGATTGTAAACTGCGAAAAAGCAGTCATTACCGGAAGCAGGGAAGACGTCCTATCGCGCTACTTCAGAAAGATGAAGATGGGAGTCAGCAGGAAAGGCCCATTCCTCAAAACAAGGCCTGAGATGCTCTTTAAGAAGACGATCCGGGGCATGCTCCCGTATAAGCAGGATAAGGGGAAGGCTGTCTTGGAGAGGATTACGTGCTACCAGGGTATCCCGGCAGAACTGAAGGGCAAGCCGGAATCTGTCAAGGAAGCCCACGTCTCAAAAACAGGAAGCTTGAAGTATATCACGATACAGGAAGTATGCAGCAGGTTAAAGGAACGATGA
- a CDS encoding fibrillarin-like rRNA/tRNA 2'-O-methyltransferase: MNETFKGVFAKGKDFYTRNIVPGTSVYGEALVKEGKAEFRQWNPNKSKLCASLHKRISQIGIKPGMAVLYLGSSTGTTVSHVSDIVDPGFVFALDSSPRVMRDLVHLCERRSNIAPVLADARHPERYAHRISRVDALYQDVSQKNQVEIFKKNADMFLKPGGFGVLCIKARSIDVTKSPKAIFSQVRKELEIFITLVDYRELDPFQKDHIIFVCKKSP; this comes from the coding sequence ATGAACGAGACTTTTAAGGGCGTTTTTGCAAAAGGCAAGGACTTCTATACCAGGAATATTGTTCCTGGCACAAGCGTCTATGGAGAGGCCCTTGTCAAAGAGGGCAAGGCTGAGTTTCGGCAGTGGAATCCCAACAAATCCAAGCTGTGCGCCAGCCTCCATAAGAGGATATCGCAGATCGGAATCAAGCCCGGGATGGCAGTATTGTACTTAGGCAGCTCTACAGGAACCACTGTCTCGCATGTTTCGGATATTGTTGACCCGGGGTTTGTGTTTGCGCTTGACAGCAGCCCGAGAGTGATGAGGGATCTTGTGCACCTCTGCGAACGCAGGAGCAATATCGCGCCTGTGCTTGCTGACGCTCGCCACCCTGAGCGCTATGCCCACCGCATATCCCGGGTTGATGCCCTCTACCAGGACGTCAGCCAGAAGAACCAGGTTGAAATCTTTAAAAAGAACGCAGATATGTTCCTGAAGCCCGGCGGGTTTGGGGTGCTGTGCATCAAGGCACGGAGCATTGATGTTACCAAATCTCCCAAAGCAATTTTTAGCCAGGTCCGCAAGGAATTAGAAATCTTTATAACCCTTGTTGATTACCGAGAGCTTGATCCCTTCCAGAAGGATCATATCATCTTCGTTTGCAAGAAAAGTCCATAA
- a CDS encoding 30S ribosomal protein S9, with protein MKTIQSSGKRKSAIARATAWPGKGLVMINKRLVQSVEPEMLRLKIQEPLMLAGDSAKKVNIEVSVRGGGFMGQAEASRLAIARILVQVDKKLEKTFLDYDRHLLVADVRRREMSKPNRHGQARAKRQKSYR; from the coding sequence ATGAAAACCATACAGTCATCAGGAAAGCGGAAGTCTGCGATTGCCCGGGCAACCGCATGGCCAGGCAAGGGCCTGGTGATGATCAACAAGAGGCTGGTTCAGTCTGTAGAGCCCGAGATGCTTCGCCTGAAGATCCAGGAGCCGCTCATGCTTGCAGGCGATTCTGCAAAGAAAGTGAACATTGAGGTTTCTGTGAGAGGAGGGGGGTTTATGGGGCAGGCAGAGGCATCCCGCCTCGCAATCGCCCGCATTCTTGTCCAGGTGGACAAGAAGCTTGAGAAGACCTTCCTCGACTACGACAGGCACTTGCTTGTTGCAGATGTCCGAAGAAGAGAGATGTCAAAGCCAAACAGGCATGGCCAGGCAAGGGCAAAGCGGCAGAAATCATATCGTTAA
- a CDS encoding lamin tail domain-containing protein — MKVLLWLFLGQLCLVILPTASSLRFNEIMYDPAGSDSGNEWIELYNDENSSINLSDWTFFEGGVHHQINAFQGSFVLEPGEFAILADDAASFNQSHGFLGSILDTSWSSLSNSGENLSLEDPSQAVIAGTFYDSGFGAAGNGKSLEYYDGWVESVVFNGTPGAANSVLAFINFTSYFNAVTITEIMPDPDGDDNAAKPGGEWVELYNPTPFLLELEGFVLYDSDPSHLLYVTDMNTDGNSSLAPYSYLVVYRDLDSDFTLNNLGFEQVQFAFPNLTVIDSASYSRTEGNFSWSKLDSWGISAPTPGKSNSNVSLGDCDYSVDVSLAAPAFLNGSDVEFSIIVSRSYGDPSNLTLERWIEDLFGQRMLSYDALNFSIVNRKTSTLSPNLASDDYRVFANITSISCNDALPENNFDSELLVVREEPRVSASSLRIASVLDLGSDQRARFGQVIRARIQSNRGNSSQSTVKAWVGRGGFRISKISTFSLPEYTSQDLTLPIQIDANCDDDTNDGSYSVYAEGFGLEHSFPLEVRGITDDLCQEVTVQTKQQLPELEISFDSFPETLTEPGTFPIPLTVRNNDDEDHALVIWSYFYRGSKSYSGERQANQKEVLIDAGDEKSIELATPFEVQDPGEYRLRAVYLKDDFSTENSLTRIITFKPEIKSSATTVPAAAVLADIPPQQAKPSVAARQEIVYLSSTEKARDAADLLLIGVLTLLASVLLWRR, encoded by the coding sequence ATGAAAGTCCTTTTGTGGCTTTTTTTGGGGCAGCTTTGCCTTGTGATACTTCCAACTGCGTCTTCTTTGCGTTTTAATGAGATCATGTATGATCCTGCGGGCTCAGACTCAGGAAACGAGTGGATTGAGCTTTACAATGATGAGAATTCTTCCATTAACCTCTCTGATTGGACCTTTTTTGAGGGAGGAGTGCATCACCAGATCAACGCCTTCCAAGGCTCTTTTGTCCTTGAGCCGGGGGAGTTTGCCATCCTCGCTGATGATGCGGCTTCCTTTAACCAGAGCCATGGGTTTTTAGGAAGCATTTTGGATACAAGCTGGAGCTCTCTCAGCAATTCAGGCGAGAACCTCTCTCTGGAGGATCCATCTCAGGCAGTTATTGCTGGCACTTTCTATGACTCCGGCTTTGGAGCAGCAGGCAATGGCAAGAGCCTGGAATATTATGATGGCTGGGTTGAGTCAGTTGTTTTTAATGGGACTCCGGGAGCAGCAAACTCTGTGCTTGCTTTTATCAACTTTACCTCTTATTTCAATGCAGTTACCATTACTGAAATCATGCCGGATCCTGATGGGGATGATAACGCCGCCAAGCCAGGAGGTGAATGGGTCGAGCTGTACAACCCAACCCCCTTCCTTCTTGAACTGGAGGGGTTTGTGCTTTATGATTCAGATCCTTCCCATCTCCTCTATGTCACGGATATGAATACAGATGGGAACTCTTCCCTTGCGCCGTATTCGTACTTGGTCGTTTATCGGGATCTTGATTCAGACTTCACACTCAACAATCTTGGATTTGAGCAGGTCCAGTTCGCGTTTCCCAATCTTACTGTTATTGACTCAGCCTCCTATAGCAGGACTGAGGGGAACTTCTCCTGGAGCAAACTCGATTCCTGGGGGATCTCTGCGCCGACTCCCGGGAAGTCAAATTCGAATGTCTCTCTTGGCGACTGCGATTATTCTGTTGATGTCAGCCTTGCAGCTCCGGCGTTCCTGAATGGCTCAGATGTCGAATTTTCCATTATTGTATCCAGGAGCTATGGTGATCCCTCAAATCTTACCTTGGAGCGATGGATTGAGGATTTATTCGGCCAGAGGATGCTTTCGTATGATGCCCTTAACTTCAGCATTGTCAATCGCAAGACCTCTACTCTCTCCCCTAATCTTGCTTCGGATGACTATAGAGTCTTTGCCAATATCACGTCAATCAGCTGCAATGATGCGTTGCCTGAAAACAACTTTGATTCTGAGCTGCTTGTAGTCAGAGAGGAGCCGCGTGTTAGCGCCAGTTCGCTCCGTATAGCTTCTGTGCTCGATCTTGGCTCTGACCAGAGGGCAAGATTCGGCCAGGTGATTAGGGCCAGGATCCAGTCTAATCGGGGAAATTCGAGCCAATCAACTGTGAAGGCCTGGGTTGGCAGAGGGGGCTTTCGGATAAGCAAGATCTCTACATTCTCCCTTCCAGAGTACACAAGCCAGGATTTAACATTGCCAATCCAGATTGATGCGAATTGCGATGATGACACCAATGATGGCTCTTATTCTGTCTATGCAGAAGGATTTGGGCTGGAGCATTCTTTTCCTCTTGAGGTTCGGGGCATTACCGATGATCTCTGCCAGGAGGTTACTGTCCAAACAAAGCAGCAGCTTCCTGAACTGGAGATATCTTTTGATTCGTTTCCAGAAACCCTTACAGAGCCCGGAACATTTCCCATACCCCTTACAGTAAGGAATAATGATGATGAAGACCACGCTTTGGTCATTTGGAGCTATTTCTACAGAGGATCGAAGAGCTATTCTGGAGAGCGCCAGGCAAACCAGAAAGAGGTTCTTATCGATGCAGGCGACGAGAAGTCTATCGAGCTTGCAACTCCTTTTGAAGTCCAAGATCCCGGAGAGTACAGGCTTCGGGCAGTCTACCTCAAGGATGACTTCTCTACAGAAAACTCGCTGACGCGCATCATTACATTCAAGCCGGAGATTAAGTCCAGCGCTACTACTGTGCCTGCTGCTGCTGTCCTTGCAGATATTCCTCCTCAACAGGCAAAGCCTTCTGTTGCTGCACGGCAGGAGATCGTCTATCTTTCTTCAACTGAGAAAGCCCGTGATGCTGCTGATCTGTTGCTGATTGGGGTTCTTACGCTGCTTGCCAGCGTACTGCTGTGGAGGCGGTGA
- the cysS gene encoding cysteine--tRNA ligase produces MAFMLYNTLSRKREAFKPLKKKVGLYTCGPTIYDFAHIGNFRAYICSDLLKRYLIYSKYKVKHVMNLTDVDDKTIKGSVQAGMPLKQFTQNFEKAFFEDLETLNIEKADIFPKATEHIREMVALVKKLLQKKIAYRGEDGSVYYAISAFKSYGRLSHTKIASLKAGARVKQDQYDKEEAQDFALWKAHSTEDGDVFWETSLGKGRPGWHIECSAMSTKYLGQPFDIHAGGIDLVFPHHENEIAQSEGAVGKKLARFWFHNEHLLVDGRKMSKSLENFFTLRDLLKKGYDARAIRYLLLSVHYRQQLNFTEEGLKAAGNAVERLQTFADKLQTFNASHTRDSKLKKIIEKAEKDFAKRMDDDLNISEALAVIFDFVKKINKKMEAGIDTKDASEILDFMKRIDSVLGVLEFGREEIPAAIQKLACEREKARKEKDFARADRIRNEIREKGYAIEDTTRGADLRKNS; encoded by the coding sequence ATGGCCTTTATGCTTTATAATACCCTCTCTAGGAAGCGAGAGGCATTCAAGCCATTGAAGAAAAAGGTCGGATTGTACACCTGCGGCCCGACGATCTATGACTTCGCGCACATCGGAAATTTCCGGGCGTATATCTGCAGCGATCTCCTTAAGCGTTATCTCATCTATTCAAAATACAAGGTTAAGCACGTCATGAACTTAACTGACGTTGATGATAAGACGATTAAGGGCTCTGTTCAGGCAGGCATGCCTTTGAAACAGTTTACCCAGAACTTTGAAAAGGCTTTCTTTGAGGATTTGGAGACCCTGAATATCGAAAAGGCAGATATCTTTCCAAAAGCTACTGAGCATATCCGGGAGATGGTGGCTCTTGTTAAGAAACTGCTGCAGAAGAAGATTGCATACCGGGGAGAGGACGGTTCTGTGTATTATGCCATCTCTGCATTTAAATCCTACGGAAGGCTGTCGCATACAAAGATTGCATCATTGAAAGCTGGGGCGCGAGTAAAGCAGGATCAGTATGATAAAGAGGAGGCGCAGGATTTTGCATTGTGGAAGGCGCATTCAACCGAGGACGGGGATGTTTTTTGGGAGACCTCACTCGGCAAGGGGCGGCCTGGATGGCATATTGAATGCTCTGCAATGTCAACCAAGTACCTGGGGCAGCCTTTTGATATCCATGCTGGCGGGATTGACCTTGTTTTTCCGCACCATGAGAATGAGATTGCGCAAAGCGAAGGAGCTGTTGGGAAGAAACTTGCCAGATTTTGGTTTCATAACGAGCATCTCCTTGTTGATGGAAGGAAGATGTCAAAATCCCTTGAAAATTTCTTTACACTCAGGGACTTATTGAAGAAAGGCTATGATGCAAGGGCAATCCGATACCTTCTTTTGTCTGTCCATTACAGGCAACAATTGAATTTTACTGAAGAAGGGCTGAAAGCTGCCGGAAATGCTGTTGAGCGATTGCAGACATTTGCTGACAAGCTTCAGACGTTTAATGCTTCGCATACAAGGGATTCCAAACTAAAGAAGATTATTGAAAAAGCTGAGAAGGATTTTGCAAAAAGGATGGACGATGATCTGAATATCTCTGAGGCGTTGGCTGTTATCTTCGATTTTGTTAAAAAGATCAATAAGAAGATGGAAGCGGGGATTGATACTAAGGACGCTTCCGAGATTCTCGATTTTATGAAAAGGATTGACTCAGTCTTGGGCGTTCTGGAATTCGGAAGAGAAGAGATTCCAGCTGCTATACAGAAGCTTGCTTGCGAGAGGGAGAAGGCGAGGAAAGAGAAGGATTTCGCAAGGGCGGACAGGATCAGAAATGAGATACGAGAAAAAGGATATGCTATTGAAGATACGACTCGCGGAGCAGATCTACGAAAGAACTCTTAA
- a CDS encoding DNA-directed RNA polymerase subunit N — translation MIIPIRCFSCGKPIAHLYEEFRERTNKGDNRKKILDDLGLERYCCRAMFLGHVDLIDVTGQFKKF, via the coding sequence ATGATAATCCCGATACGATGCTTTAGTTGCGGAAAACCCATCGCTCACCTCTATGAGGAGTTTAGGGAGCGAACCAATAAGGGAGACAACAGGAAGAAGATTCTCGACGACCTCGGGCTTGAGCGCTACTGCTGCCGTGCAATGTTCCTCGGCCACGTTGACCTGATTGATGTGACGGGGCAGTTTAAGAAGTTTTAA
- a CDS encoding valine--tRNA ligase, with protein sequence MEPKLKEKTWSKELEKPIYERWKRENAYVFKETKGKNVFSIDTPPPYVNTPVHIGQVTTYVLMDMFARFKRMAGSSVLFPLGLDRNGLPIEMAAEKRFKVKLTDLSREKAIQYCEKILEEASLASVESFLRCGISFNSWKKGAEIGEVYETDSPEYRQLTQETFIDLWNKGLVYEAERVNNYCPGCQTTLADAEVIYENIPGNFYEIKFRCKETGEDLIIGTTRPELICSVGMVVFNPQDKGYKKLEGKTAVAPFYDKEVPIKADPSAQMGKGTGLVMMCSFGDLTDIRFFRDNQLTPTIAIDRSGKMNEHAGFLSGIPVKEARKRIVERLREEGLLVRAVPTQEHRTPICERSKDPIEFIAMSELYLKQVSYKKEMLKLAAKLKFYSPQSRQILIDWINTVSIDWPISRRRFYATEVPLWYCKKCSMPFVPPKGRYYTPWKQKPPVKECPQCGNKEFVGETRVFDTWFDSSITPLYILGYGRNQKFFSEHHPCSLRPQGKEIVRTWLYYTLLKDYLLTGTCIFKEVWINYHIVDEKGYKMSKSKGNVIDPKDVLDRYGAEAFRMWATIEGNLEQTDFRCSFDRIEGAGKTVTKLWNVARFISMFPKPEGRVNLREVDRWILQEIQLLAKETRKSYEDYDFHNPSIKIKHFLWETFASHYLEMVKNRAYNQEGGYSGEEQNGALSALHTCLGILLKLWAPVIPMVTAKIYEVLEGKDIHKEAFPEIAKETQTELKTEDITRVNSMVWKAKKDAGVSLKAEVARLTIPKSLESIKEDLKVMHNVKDINEGEISVEI encoded by the coding sequence ATGGAGCCAAAGCTCAAAGAGAAAACCTGGTCCAAGGAACTCGAGAAGCCGATCTATGAGCGATGGAAAAGGGAAAATGCTTATGTGTTTAAGGAAACCAAAGGAAAAAACGTCTTCTCGATTGATACACCCCCTCCCTATGTAAACACTCCGGTCCACATCGGCCAGGTAACTACCTATGTGCTGATGGACATGTTTGCCCGCTTCAAAAGGATGGCTGGCTCGAGCGTCCTTTTTCCTCTTGGCCTTGACAGAAACGGCCTCCCGATCGAGATGGCTGCCGAGAAGCGCTTTAAGGTAAAACTAACAGACCTTTCCCGTGAGAAGGCAATCCAGTACTGTGAAAAAATCCTTGAAGAAGCCTCTCTTGCTTCTGTTGAATCCTTCCTTCGCTGCGGCATAAGTTTCAATTCCTGGAAGAAAGGAGCAGAAATCGGAGAGGTCTATGAAACAGACTCTCCGGAGTACCGCCAGCTGACCCAGGAGACTTTCATTGATCTCTGGAATAAGGGCCTAGTCTATGAGGCTGAGCGCGTCAATAACTATTGCCCAGGCTGCCAGACAACGCTTGCAGACGCAGAGGTGATATATGAGAACATTCCGGGAAACTTCTATGAGATCAAGTTCCGTTGCAAAGAGACAGGAGAAGACCTCATCATCGGGACAACGCGGCCTGAGCTGATCTGCTCGGTCGGCATGGTAGTCTTCAATCCCCAGGACAAGGGGTACAAAAAACTCGAAGGGAAGACTGCAGTTGCCCCATTCTATGACAAAGAGGTTCCTATTAAAGCTGACCCGTCAGCGCAAATGGGAAAGGGAACTGGCCTGGTCATGATGTGCTCCTTTGGCGACCTCACGGATATTAGATTTTTCAGGGACAACCAGCTCACACCCACGATTGCGATTGACAGGAGCGGGAAGATGAACGAGCATGCAGGATTCCTGAGCGGAATTCCTGTAAAAGAGGCCAGGAAAAGAATAGTGGAAAGACTCAGGGAGGAAGGCCTGCTTGTGAGAGCTGTTCCAACCCAGGAGCATAGAACTCCTATCTGCGAGCGTTCGAAAGATCCTATAGAGTTCATAGCGATGTCTGAGCTGTATCTGAAGCAGGTTTCGTATAAGAAAGAGATGCTGAAGCTTGCAGCAAAACTCAAGTTCTACAGCCCCCAAAGCAGGCAGATCCTCATTGACTGGATTAACACTGTCTCGATTGACTGGCCGATCTCCCGGAGAAGGTTCTATGCAACTGAAGTTCCTTTGTGGTATTGCAAAAAGTGCAGCATGCCGTTTGTTCCTCCCAAAGGCAGATACTACACGCCGTGGAAGCAAAAGCCTCCAGTAAAGGAATGCCCCCAATGCGGCAATAAAGAATTCGTAGGTGAAACACGGGTGTTTGATACCTGGTTTGATTCCTCGATAACGCCCCTCTACATCTTGGGATACGGACGGAACCAGAAGTTTTTTTCAGAACACCATCCCTGCTCGCTCAGGCCGCAGGGCAAGGAGATTGTACGGACATGGCTCTACTATACCCTGCTGAAAGATTACCTCTTGACAGGAACCTGTATTTTCAAGGAGGTGTGGATCAACTACCACATTGTTGATGAGAAAGGATATAAGATGAGCAAGAGCAAGGGAAATGTTATCGACCCAAAAGACGTCCTTGACAGGTATGGCGCAGAGGCATTCAGGATGTGGGCAACGATTGAAGGAAACCTTGAGCAGACAGACTTCCGCTGCAGCTTTGACCGCATTGAAGGGGCAGGAAAGACAGTAACAAAGCTTTGGAATGTGGCGCGATTTATCTCGATGTTCCCAAAGCCTGAAGGCAGGGTAAATCTGAGAGAGGTGGACAGATGGATTCTGCAGGAGATTCAGCTGCTTGCAAAAGAAACAAGAAAGAGCTATGAAGATTATGATTTCCACAACCCTTCAATAAAGATCAAACACTTTCTCTGGGAGACATTCGCATCCCATTATCTTGAGATGGTGAAGAACCGGGCCTATAACCAGGAAGGCGGCTATTCCGGAGAGGAGCAGAACGGAGCTTTGTCCGCACTTCACACCTGCCTGGGCATACTCCTGAAGCTTTGGGCCCCTGTGATCCCTATGGTCACTGCCAAAATCTATGAGGTTCTTGAGGGAAAAGACATCCATAAAGAAGCATTTCCGGAAATAGCAAAGGAGACCCAAACCGAGCTCAAGACAGAGGACATCACAAGAGTGAACAGCATGGTTTGGAAAGCGAAGAAGGATGCAGGAGTCAGCCTCAAAGCAGAGGTCGCAAGGCTTACCATTCCGAAATCTCTGGAAAGCATTAAGGAAGACCTCAAAGTGATGCACAACGTAAAGGATATAAACGAGGGCGAAATCTCAGTGGAGATATAG
- the carB gene encoding carbamoyl-phosphate synthase (glutamine-hydrolyzing) large subunit produces MKPKKVLLLGSGSLKIGEAGEFDYSGSQCIKALKEDGIFVVLINPNIATYQTSEGLADIVYFLPVTPYFVEKIIEKEKPDSILLSFGGQTALSCGLSLAASGVLEKHGLCVLGTPVEAIEQTEDREKFAKLLGSIDVKTPMSFPATTVEDSLAAAEKIGYPVMMRSGFSLGGLGSGKAKNPEELAEMAQKALAQVSQILIEESVHGWKEIEYEVVRDAFDNCITVCNMENMDPMGIHTGESIVVAPSQTLTNTEYHFLREISIKVIRELKIVGECNIQFALSPESLDYRVIEVNARLSRSSALASKATGYPLAFVAAKLGLGYSLPEIPNSITQVTKACFEPSLDYIVVKIPRWDFHKFREVRRQIGSEMKSVGEVMAIARSFEEALQKAVRMLHIGMKGLSQNGLVFSDLESEITNPTDMRLYAVAEAFRQGFSVSKVHSLSRIDPWFLHKIQGIVEYEKRIVAEALTAPLLRRAKQLGFSDSQIGNLKGMQELEVRKLRKGLGVIPFVKQIDTLGAEYPARTNYLYLTYNGSEHDITFASPDAAPSHAVVVLGSGTYSIGSSVEFDWCCVNAVSTAKKLGYETIMINYNPETVSTDYDTCDKLYFDELSFERVLDIYELEQPHGLIVSMGGQVPNSLALKCMKAHVSVLGTSPEMIDMAEDRHKFSKLLDSLGIDQPAWKELTSVEEAQAFAKNVGYPVLVRPSYVLSGAAMSLSFDDSSLAEYLQRASSVTPEHPVVISKFIANAKEIEFDAVSQHGEIVVYAITEHVENAGVHSGDATMVLPTQKTYSESLRRIKQASRSIAKALDISGPFNIQFLAKGNHLKVIECNLRASRSFPFVSKVFKKNFADIATRVILGQHVAEHIAELPSYVGVKAPQFSFFRLKGADPITGVEMASTGEVACFGEDVEEAFLKAMISTGFRLPRKSIFVTVGGDEMRYELLDSVLTFHYLGFGLYGTEHTSLFFQKHGIPMQKLYKIHEPEEPNILSAVKQGKIDLVISIPDPRKQRDSQDKIFSRRFAVDFSVPLLSNLQLVKLFSSAIASKGMEDLAIKHWGEYRI; encoded by the coding sequence ATGAAGCCAAAAAAAGTCCTTCTGCTTGGAAGCGGCAGCCTGAAGATCGGAGAGGCTGGAGAATTTGATTACTCGGGATCACAGTGCATCAAGGCATTGAAGGAGGATGGGATTTTCGTTGTTTTAATCAACCCTAACATTGCGACCTATCAAACCTCTGAAGGTCTTGCTGATATTGTGTATTTCCTTCCTGTAACACCTTATTTTGTGGAGAAGATCATTGAAAAGGAAAAGCCGGATTCTATCCTCCTGTCCTTCGGAGGCCAGACTGCGCTCAGCTGCGGGCTTAGCCTGGCAGCATCGGGTGTGCTGGAGAAGCACGGGCTTTGCGTCCTTGGAACTCCTGTTGAGGCGATTGAGCAGACCGAGGATCGTGAGAAGTTTGCAAAGCTGCTCGGCAGCATTGATGTGAAGACCCCAATGTCTTTTCCAGCCACGACAGTTGAAGACAGCCTGGCGGCAGCCGAAAAGATAGGATATCCTGTGATGATGCGGTCTGGTTTTTCTCTCGGAGGCCTTGGCTCAGGGAAAGCCAAGAATCCGGAGGAGCTTGCTGAGATGGCGCAGAAGGCGCTTGCCCAGGTCTCCCAAATCCTCATCGAAGAGTCTGTGCATGGGTGGAAGGAGATTGAATATGAGGTTGTCAGAGATGCATTTGACAATTGCATCACTGTCTGCAATATGGAGAATATGGATCCCATGGGAATCCACACCGGAGAGAGCATTGTTGTTGCGCCTTCGCAAACCCTGACAAATACCGAGTATCATTTCCTGAGGGAAATTTCCATCAAAGTAATCCGGGAGCTGAAGATTGTGGGAGAGTGCAATATCCAGTTTGCCCTTTCACCTGAATCACTGGACTACCGTGTGATTGAGGTCAATGCACGGCTGTCGCGCTCAAGCGCGCTTGCGTCAAAAGCGACAGGATACCCTCTGGCTTTTGTGGCTGCGAAGCTCGGCCTTGGGTATAGCCTTCCAGAAATCCCTAATTCGATCACACAGGTCACAAAGGCCTGTTTTGAACCCTCTCTCGATTATATTGTGGTGAAAATCCCCCGCTGGGACTTCCATAAGTTCCGGGAAGTCAGAAGGCAGATTGGCAGCGAAATGAAGTCTGTTGGAGAGGTGATGGCTATAGCCAGATCCTTTGAGGAGGCGCTGCAGAAAGCAGTCCGGATGCTGCATATCGGGATGAAGGGACTGAGCCAAAACGGCCTGGTGTTCTCTGACCTGGAGAGCGAGATTACCAATCCGACAGACATGAGGCTTTATGCAGTTGCAGAGGCGTTCAGGCAGGGATTTTCTGTTTCCAAGGTCCATTCGTTGAGCAGGATCGACCCCTGGTTCCTTCATAAGATACAGGGCATCGTTGAGTATGAGAAGAGGATCGTAGCAGAAGCGCTCACTGCTCCACTGCTCAGACGGGCAAAACAACTTGGATTTTCTGACAGCCAGATTGGGAATCTTAAGGGGATGCAGGAGCTTGAAGTCAGGAAGCTGAGGAAAGGGCTTGGGGTGATTCCCTTTGTCAAGCAGATTGACACCTTAGGGGCAGAATACCCAGCCAGAACCAACTATCTCTACCTTACCTACAATGGATCTGAGCATGACATCACTTTTGCATCCCCCGATGCTGCACCCTCTCACGCAGTTGTGGTTCTTGGATCAGGCACCTATTCCATCGGAAGTTCTGTGGAGTTCGACTGGTGCTGCGTGAATGCAGTTTCCACAGCAAAAAAGCTCGGGTATGAGACAATCATGATCAATTATAATCCCGAGACAGTCTCCACTGACTATGACACCTGCGACAAGCTCTATTTTGATGAGCTCAGCTTTGAGCGCGTCCTCGATATCTATGAGCTTGAGCAGCCTCACGGCCTTATTGTGTCAATGGGCGGGCAGGTGCCTAACAGCCTTGCATTGAAATGCATGAAGGCGCATGTATCTGTCCTCGGGACATCTCCTGAGATGATTGATATGGCTGAGGACAGGCATAAGTTTTCCAAGCTGCTGGATTCGCTCGGCATTGACCAGCCTGCGTGGAAAGAGCTTACTTCAGTGGAGGAAGCGCAGGCATTTGCCAAGAATGTTGGGTATCCTGTCCTGGTGCGGCCCAGCTATGTCCTGTCAGGAGCAGCCATGAGCCTTTCCTTTGATGACTCTTCTCTTGCAGAATATCTCCAGAGGGCGTCCTCTGTAACTCCTGAGCATCCTGTTGTCATCTCAAAGTTCATTGCCAATGCCAAGGAAATCGAATTTGATGCTGTCAGCCAGCATGGCGAAATCGTGGTGTACGCGATTACTGAGCATGTTGAGAATGCGGGCGTGCATTCAGGCGACGCTACTATGGTTCTTCCGACGCAGAAAACGTACTCCGAAAGCCTGAGGCGGATCAAGCAGGCATCCCGATCAATAGCAAAAGCACTTGACATATCCGGACCGTTCAATATCCAGTTTCTGGCAAAGGGAAACCATCTGAAGGTCATCGAGTGCAACCTCCGGGCAAGCAGGAGCTTTCCTTTTGTATCTAAAGTCTTCAAAAAGAACTTCGCTGATATAGCCACTCGGGTGATTCTCGGTCAGCACGTGGCAGAGCATATTGCTGAACTTCCGTCGTATGTTGGCGTAAAGGCTCCCCAATTCTCATTTTTCAGGCTCAAGGGAGCAGATCCCATCACTGGCGTGGAGATGGCGTCCACTGGAGAGGTTGCGTGCTTTGGGGAGGATGTTGAGGAGGCTTTCCTGAAGGCGATGATCTCAACAGGATTCAGGCTGCCCCGGAAATCGATCTTCGTTACTGTTGGAGGAGATGAGATGCGCTATGAGCTTCTGGATTCTGTGCTCACCTTCCATTACTTGGGGTTCGGCCTGTATGGCACTGAGCACACCTCACTTTTCTTTCAAAAGCATGGCATCCCGATGCAGAAGCTGTACAAAATTCACGAGCCTGAGGAGCCAAATATCCTAAGTGCAGTCAAGCAGGGGAAGATCGATCTGGTGATTTCGATACCAGACCCCCGAAAGCAGAGAGACAGCCAGGATAAGATATTCTCCCGGAGATTTGCTGTTGACTTCTCTGTTCCTTTGCTCAGCAACCTGCAGCTGGTGAAGCTTTTCTCCTCAGCGATTGCATCGAAGGGTATGGAGGATCTTGCCATCAAGCATTGGGGGGAGTATAGGATTTAA